In the Kitasatospora terrestris genome, one interval contains:
- a CDS encoding HAD-IA family hydrolase, whose amino-acid sequence MTGAAPSLKDVLRPVKHVLLDFDGPVCSVFAGMPAPEIARRLRLGMVDAGVQGTDSLADETDPLALLRLIAASRPDLTATMDSELALLETKATRIGRPNPGGESVLRACAESGRLVSIVSNNAGTAIEEYLDRQGLNCYVTGVYGRTPGDPSSMKPSPRLLLEAMNAARSKPEECIFIGDAVRDVEAGDAANVPTIGYANKPGKEARLAAAGAIFVVESMQIIADVMPRPE is encoded by the coding sequence ATGACCGGCGCCGCCCCGTCGCTCAAGGACGTGCTTCGCCCGGTAAAGCATGTCCTGCTCGACTTCGACGGCCCAGTCTGCTCAGTCTTCGCGGGCATGCCGGCGCCGGAAATCGCACGACGCCTCCGCCTCGGCATGGTCGATGCCGGCGTCCAAGGCACGGACAGCCTGGCGGACGAGACTGACCCCCTTGCCCTACTTCGCCTAATCGCAGCGTCCCGCCCAGACCTTACAGCGACAATGGACAGTGAGCTTGCACTGCTTGAGACGAAAGCCACACGGATTGGCCGCCCAAATCCGGGGGGTGAATCGGTTCTCCGCGCCTGCGCCGAGTCTGGCCGTTTGGTTTCGATAGTCAGCAATAATGCTGGCACGGCGATCGAGGAGTACCTGGACCGCCAGGGGCTTAACTGCTATGTGACAGGCGTCTATGGCCGCACACCAGGCGACCCATCATCAATGAAGCCGAGCCCACGACTCCTCCTAGAAGCCATGAACGCGGCGCGCAGCAAGCCGGAAGAGTGCATTTTTATTGGGGATGCCGTGCGGGATGTTGAGGCTGGAGACGCCGCAAATGTGCCAACAATCGGATACGCCAACAAGCCAGGCAAAGAAGCACGCCTAGCCGCTGCTGGCGCAATTTTTGTCGTCGAGTCCATGCAGATTATCGCAGACGTTATGCCGCGACCCGAATAG
- a CDS encoding DUF6881 domain-containing protein: MQYLKVLWRHDSNDEPIVILSEIGEDGYERRKVEMFRDGSVGFADSSQSLGGTLLGEVPVPSLAEINSMGEFYARRIERKTFESAWRRVAAPRAPLKKARGGTRQGRSGNSLGGYRIQNSQPVKYQVEEVSGGSWVLTRLTSRAGYGMRRSTGDPYSAMRMLRTNKRITVSEIDLLLGNHGPLPIHRAGRGRAHSGGIDSRSNA; encoded by the coding sequence GTGCAGTATCTTAAGGTCCTGTGGCGGCATGACTCGAACGACGAGCCGATCGTTATTCTGAGCGAGATCGGCGAAGATGGATACGAGCGACGCAAGGTAGAGATGTTTCGAGATGGGTCGGTTGGTTTTGCCGATTCATCGCAGTCTCTGGGTGGGACGCTTCTGGGCGAAGTTCCTGTGCCTTCACTGGCCGAAATTAATTCAATGGGCGAGTTCTATGCGCGCCGAATCGAACGGAAGACTTTCGAAAGCGCTTGGCGGCGCGTCGCTGCGCCTCGTGCTCCCCTAAAGAAGGCGAGAGGGGGGACTCGTCAGGGGCGGTCGGGGAATTCACTTGGCGGCTATAGAATCCAAAATAGTCAGCCCGTAAAGTATCAGGTGGAGGAGGTGTCGGGCGGGTCCTGGGTCCTCACGCGCCTGACTTCACGGGCTGGGTATGGCATGCGGAGATCAACAGGCGACCCCTATAGTGCCATGCGTATGCTGCGCACCAACAAGCGAATCACAGTCTCGGAAATTGACCTGCTCCTGGGCAATCATGGCCCGCTACCGATTCACAGAGCCGGGCGCGGGCGTGCGCATTCTGGTGGTATTGATTCCAGGAGTAATGCATAG
- a CDS encoding GntR family transcriptional regulator, protein MSLDPDDSRPPYQQVSSSLRASILTKKPGFETGDKLPSGPELAKHFGVARGTIDKALDLLRTEGLIVTRQGSGSFVRERTSRPVGLRPHLEAAFEQKQVTLDFAGFSSETLHNALQEPLDKVRSGRLAPESITVRLLLPDTDGPMAVPVLVEGLKDEPALRERARSIALTNAGGIAHSVEMLAELGLVQNATVQVKVHRASSLFKLYILNRSEAFFGFYPLRERTVAINGNDHTFYDVTGKDTTLFHHAAGPDDASLGSQYVQQAQMWFDSVWSTIAYERQP, encoded by the coding sequence ATGAGCCTTGACCCGGATGACTCCCGCCCGCCGTATCAGCAGGTCAGCAGCTCTTTGCGGGCCTCGATCCTCACGAAGAAGCCCGGCTTCGAAACCGGCGACAAGCTTCCGTCCGGTCCCGAACTCGCCAAGCACTTCGGTGTGGCACGAGGCACGATCGACAAGGCCCTCGACCTACTCAGGACTGAGGGACTGATCGTGACCCGCCAGGGCAGCGGGTCCTTCGTGCGCGAGCGCACGTCACGGCCGGTTGGCCTTCGACCGCACCTCGAAGCAGCCTTCGAGCAGAAGCAGGTGACGTTGGACTTCGCCGGCTTCTCCAGCGAGACCCTTCACAACGCCCTACAGGAACCGCTGGACAAGGTCCGCTCCGGCAGGCTCGCCCCGGAGTCCATCACCGTGCGTCTTCTGCTGCCGGACACCGATGGGCCCATGGCCGTGCCCGTGCTGGTGGAAGGCCTCAAAGACGAACCGGCTCTCCGGGAGCGAGCCCGGAGCATCGCGCTGACCAACGCCGGCGGCATCGCCCACTCAGTCGAAATGCTGGCGGAACTTGGTCTCGTGCAGAACGCCACGGTCCAGGTGAAGGTGCACCGGGCATCTAGCCTCTTCAAGCTCTACATCCTGAACCGCTCGGAGGCGTTCTTCGGGTTCTACCCGCTCCGAGAGCGGACGGTGGCGATCAACGGTAACGATCACACGTTCTACGACGTCACCGGCAAGGACACCACCCTGTTCCACCACGCAGCCGGACCAGACGATGCCTCACTCGGCTCGCAGTACGTCCAGCAGGCACAGATGTGGTTCGACAGCGTCTGGTCCACGATCGCCTACGAGCGTCAGCCATGA
- a CDS encoding DUF2637 domain-containing protein has product MSRRAKFSMVAALLVVVAMAFRVSWNALKDVAHAVGADWLAADLYPLVVDGLMALALIAALVLTGRDRRFALWVLGGYTLASLVLNYVHGLVPGLHDGGRVRLAVWPPAHYALVLLASCLPVGSIFFGSDLVAKVLHHKPESSQKTQTAVNRSGSDLAGSADPDGFESVYESADPAPVAEPTPVVAEAVPVRSVRAVAAAGSRPRRATGAVPKSARTRVPARSEDDLLAEARSVAYRWSDAELTADRIRTTLRTSPARARMLRDTLKAERAADSRHLTGPLAPAVLDQYQAARGGADTALTTAVTLAAIDYDTAHPGEPSAMDQLRALDDRPDALIEPTDEEKAS; this is encoded by the coding sequence GTGAGCCGGCGGGCGAAGTTCTCGATGGTCGCCGCGCTGCTGGTGGTCGTCGCCATGGCGTTCCGGGTGTCGTGGAACGCGCTGAAGGACGTGGCCCACGCGGTCGGGGCCGACTGGTTGGCTGCCGACCTCTATCCGCTGGTGGTGGACGGGCTGATGGCGCTGGCCCTGATCGCGGCGCTGGTGCTGACCGGTCGGGACCGCAGGTTCGCGCTGTGGGTGCTGGGCGGCTACACCCTCGCCTCGCTGGTGCTCAACTACGTGCACGGCCTGGTGCCCGGACTGCACGATGGCGGTCGGGTCCGACTCGCGGTCTGGCCGCCCGCGCACTACGCGCTGGTGCTGCTCGCGTCGTGCCTGCCGGTCGGCTCGATCTTCTTCGGCTCCGACCTGGTGGCGAAGGTCCTCCACCACAAGCCCGAATCGTCACAAAAAACCCAGACCGCAGTAAACCGGTCGGGGTCTGACCTGGCCGGATCGGCCGATCCGGACGGGTTCGAGTCGGTGTACGAGTCGGCCGATCCCGCGCCGGTCGCGGAGCCGACTCCGGTAGTCGCCGAGGCTGTGCCGGTCCGGTCGGTGCGGGCTGTTGCTGCGGCGGGGAGTCGGCCGCGTCGGGCGACCGGTGCGGTGCCGAAGTCGGCCCGCACGAGGGTGCCGGCCCGCAGCGAGGACGACCTGTTGGCCGAGGCCCGATCGGTGGCGTATCGCTGGTCGGATGCGGAGCTGACCGCCGATCGGATCCGCACCACGCTCCGCACCTCCCCGGCCCGCGCCCGGATGCTGCGCGACACGCTCAAGGCCGAGCGCGCCGCCGACAGCCGGCATCTGACGGGCCCGCTCGCGCCGGCCGTCCTCGACCAGTACCAGGCCGCCCGAGGCGGAGCCGACACCGCGCTCACCACCGCCGTCACCCTGGCCGCCATCGACTACGACACCGCCCACCCAGGTGAGCCGAGCGCCATGGACCAGCTCCGGGCCCTTGACGACCGGCCGGACGCCCTCATCGAGCCCACCGACGAGGAGAAGGCATCGTGA
- a CDS encoding HYD1 signature containing ADP-ribosyltransferase family protein has product MAQIAESSASGPPSTLFHFTTERSMQAILASEELWPSLKSENPRDALYGNGQYLTDIPPGKVSPSVLSYALVRLPFAGRRFTHYVEIDVTGLEVKPCRESVYLVEGDYPLGLSGRIKNSGVA; this is encoded by the coding sequence ATGGCTCAGATCGCCGAATCGTCGGCAAGTGGACCGCCGTCGACCCTTTTCCACTTCACGACCGAGCGGAGTATGCAGGCGATCTTGGCTAGCGAGGAACTCTGGCCGTCACTAAAGAGCGAGAATCCGCGAGATGCCCTCTATGGGAATGGGCAATACCTTACGGACATCCCGCCCGGAAAGGTCTCTCCTTCCGTCCTTTCGTACGCTCTTGTCAGGCTTCCTTTTGCCGGTCGTAGATTCACGCACTACGTTGAGATTGATGTGACCGGTCTAGAGGTAAAGCCGTGTCGCGAAAGTGTGTATCTCGTCGAAGGGGATTATCCCCTGGGTCTTAGCGGGCGGATCAAGAACAGCGGGGTGGCGTAA
- a CDS encoding RRQRL motif-containing zinc-binding protein translates to MSRPRFWDPHGERFGIPTFPWRMAPDGYFTRRQLRARGLRPNGQPVAAQILWRSRKSKDVRAAFLYRPELAAPVRPMTDARHRALAAANRARRLCPDCGRDAGYVLPAHLGCCLNCHDGERIAA, encoded by the coding sequence ATGAGCCGCCCCCGGTTCTGGGACCCGCACGGGGAGCGGTTCGGCATCCCCACGTTCCCATGGCGGATGGCCCCGGACGGCTACTTCACCCGCCGACAGCTCCGTGCCCGGGGCCTGCGGCCGAACGGCCAACCCGTTGCGGCCCAGATCCTGTGGCGCTCCCGCAAGTCGAAGGACGTGCGGGCCGCGTTCCTGTACCGGCCCGAACTCGCCGCCCCCGTACGCCCCATGACCGATGCCCGGCACCGCGCCCTCGCCGCCGCGAACCGGGCCCGCCGCCTGTGCCCGGACTGCGGGCGCGACGCGGGCTACGTCCTCCCGGCCCACCTGGGCTGCTGCCTGAACTGCCACGACGGCGAACGGATCGCCGCCTGA
- a CDS encoding cytotoxic translational repressor of toxin-antitoxin stability system, producing the protein MTWPQPTRERHEQFCKVEGWDRVRDARGRTGTHHITYEFGLPDGRILRTRVSHPVDRTVYGASMWAHILRDQLDVTEDVFWPCVLDGTLPDRGTPEPPREALPVDLVYMLINRVGLTEDQVAALDRAQAIARLQQFWTEGH; encoded by the coding sequence GTGACCTGGCCTCAGCCGACACGCGAACGACACGAGCAGTTCTGCAAGGTTGAAGGCTGGGACCGTGTACGTGACGCGCGAGGCCGCACCGGCACCCACCACATCACCTATGAGTTCGGGCTCCCCGATGGGCGGATCCTTCGCACTCGGGTGTCACATCCGGTCGACCGCACCGTGTACGGCGCGAGCATGTGGGCACACATCCTCCGCGATCAGCTGGACGTGACGGAGGATGTCTTCTGGCCATGCGTCCTGGACGGCACGCTTCCCGATCGAGGCACGCCTGAGCCACCACGCGAGGCGCTTCCCGTAGATCTGGTCTACATGCTGATCAACCGCGTCGGACTCACCGAGGACCAGGTCGCCGCGCTGGACAGGGCCCAGGCGATCGCGCGGCTCCAGCAGTTCTGGACCGAGGGGCACTGA
- a CDS encoding Uma2 family endonuclease, with translation MESEQPRTVEQVQGLVSWIGAGRKLTQTGKVTLADARALVALLETGDTIDPAIGDRTFKTKSSQELYHLNLLVEWAKAARLLRVGSGRLVPVKKNARVLEDPERILDVLFEALPRIGEAVPSEVAAVAVELVSPSSPENDWVGKVRDYPLMGIPLYLLIDARQKTVTLFSRPDSTKYHRREDIEFGETLHIPEPFDFDLITTELLPY, from the coding sequence ATGGAATCCGAGCAGCCACGCACCGTCGAGCAGGTCCAAGGTCTCGTCAGCTGGATCGGCGCGGGACGCAAGCTCACCCAGACGGGCAAGGTCACCCTCGCGGACGCGCGGGCCCTGGTTGCTCTTCTGGAGACCGGGGACACCATCGACCCGGCCATCGGTGACAGGACCTTCAAGACCAAGTCCAGCCAGGAGCTGTACCACCTGAACTTGCTGGTCGAATGGGCCAAGGCGGCCCGGCTGCTGCGGGTCGGCAGCGGCCGGCTGGTGCCCGTCAAGAAGAACGCGCGTGTACTGGAGGACCCCGAGCGCATCCTTGACGTGCTGTTCGAGGCCCTGCCACGCATCGGCGAGGCGGTCCCCTCCGAAGTCGCCGCTGTCGCCGTCGAACTGGTCTCCCCCTCCAGCCCGGAGAACGACTGGGTCGGGAAGGTGCGCGACTATCCGCTGATGGGGATCCCCCTGTACCTGTTGATCGACGCCAGGCAGAAGACCGTCACGCTCTTCAGTCGCCCCGACAGCACGAAGTACCACCGTCGCGAGGACATCGAGTTCGGCGAGACGCTGCACATCCCCGAACCGTTCGACTTCGATCTGATCACGACCGAACTGCTCCCGTACTGA
- a CDS encoding prevent-host-death protein → MTAVHYESYTEARAHLKDLLDAAGQGRIATVRRDTGYAAVVDAGRLRHALTLLCPSKAEVVAEGGGWSVFFPGLPVAADGGTFDEAIDEMIDALREYAEDWQDRLLSAPNHRDNWGLVQLIGLSDDAQLRDWLLGVAK, encoded by the coding sequence ATGACAGCGGTCCACTACGAGAGCTACACAGAAGCCCGAGCACATCTGAAGGACCTGCTGGACGCAGCGGGCCAGGGCCGTATCGCGACCGTTCGCCGGGACACCGGATATGCGGCGGTCGTCGACGCGGGACGGCTGCGCCACGCGCTCACGCTGCTGTGCCCGTCCAAGGCCGAGGTGGTCGCAGAGGGCGGCGGCTGGTCGGTGTTCTTCCCCGGCCTCCCGGTCGCCGCGGACGGCGGCACGTTCGATGAGGCCATCGACGAGATGATCGACGCGCTCCGCGAGTACGCGGAGGACTGGCAGGACCGGCTCCTGAGCGCTCCGAACCACCGCGACAACTGGGGCCTGGTCCAGTTGATCGGTCTCAGCGACGACGCGCAGCTCCGTGATTGGCTGCTCGGAGTCGCGAAGTGA